The region AATGCCATTCCGAGTCTGAAAAGAATGTTGCCTTTGAAACGAAAAAAGACGAGCCAGCCGACACACTCAATAGGTTCAACGAGCCAAAAGCGTCGAACCAGGATAACTCGTTGAATCGGGTTCATCCCGAAACGAATGTCTCGCAGGAGTCTGAAAACTTAGAATTCATCAAATCTGAGTCTAGCGATCAGGAGGACAAGGGCACTTTGATATCAGAAGTACAAACCGAATTAAATCAACCTGAAGATGAAACTCGGATTTCTGACGCTAGACCAACTAATGCGGACCCTTTCGCTGAAAACGGTGCCATGGAGACTAGTTTGCACACAAAAGAGCCTGGTTGTGCAAATGATAATGCCACATCACCTACTCGTGAACTGCATAAAGCCCTTTCGAATGAGGCTACAACAGAAACTTGCTCTGAAACAGATCCCCAGCGATTAGACGAGAATCCCAAATGCACTGTGTCAAATTTGCAAAGTGTCGATTTTGCATCGAAAGAACCGACCCGAGAATCAGAGAATTTTGGCCGAACTGTGCAAGAGCAAACCGAGCTTCGTGATGTGGAACTTACCAAGACTATGCGGAGCGAAAATGCGGAAAAAAAGGCGTCTTTGGACGATAAAATGCATGATGTACAAGCATCGGACGCCTTAGGCAAAGAGCCTTTGGAGACGGCTGCATTAAATGCGTCACACTCGCCCATACCCGATGTATCATATGAATCAGATGTCACTATTTGTCATGAGCGAGATGAGATCTTGCATGCAAATGCACAACAGGTACATTCTGTGGACTCTTGTTTAAATTCATCGTCTCGAAGAAATGGATCTTGTACTCCAATTCACGCCGACGACAATTTTTCCGGCCGACATGCATTCTCTTCATCTCAAGACGCTATATCATCTGTGCCTGATTTGTCTACTTCTGAGGAATATATTCCTTCTACGATGGAGCATGGCTCCAACCCGTCAAATATTGTAACGCCAGCAAAAGGTTCTCTATCTCCGTCCAAGGATGCCTCGTCCACTTTGGAAAACGTTTTAAATTCAAGCCAAGAAGCTTCCTCGTCACAAGATATTCTATTGGCGACCGAGGCTTTGTCAACCGAGGATTCACTCCCGATGGAAGCAGGTATGGCATCCAAACTCAGTAATTTTGTCGCCGAAGGTGATCAGCATGGGACTGAAAATGCATCATGCTCAATTTTCAAAAAATCAACTTTGGAAGCATCCCCTTCTTCCATGAATTCTTTGCCTATCCAAAATAATCACATCATGCAGGATGAAGAACGCTTAAACGAAGACATTTCAAATGCACGCCCCACCGACACAGCTTTAGAGCATGTGAACAACGACGATATAAAAACGAAGCATTCTGTGTCAAGTGATAAGTCAATGCATCTAGCATCTGCGACAGTACCTTCGCTAGTGGCTGGAAAGAAGAATTTAGATGAACAGAAGGCGGATGTGACAGCATCCACGCCTACTACAATGGACTTGCCTAGAGATCATCCTGATTTTCATGTCAATGACGGGGATCCATCAATGGATCGCCCATCAAAAAACTTGCAGGAATTATCAGCGACAGACACTGAATCTTTAAAAGAAATTGATCCCAGCATGAAATCACAACCGCCTCATGCATCCGATGAGCTTTCTTATAAAGAGTTCTCGAAGGAGGAGAAAACTGACACATTATCACAGATGAAGGGCCTGTCTTCAGACACAGCTGAACGCTCGTCATCAGTGCAACAGTCTTCTGCTTCAAATCCGGCAACACCCCGCGAATCGCCACTTGATGTACGTCCACAGAGGCCGACAAAAGCCTCGCCTGTCTCTCCAGTTGCCAATCTCGACAATGATAAAGACACAAGGTCGCCACTGTTCGACGAAGACGGCAATACAACGATGCTGATACATACTGCCGGCGCTGATGAGAAGGATAGCGACGAAAGTAAGGAAATCCTGTCTAAAGAGGACGCAAAAGATGCTATGAACCAGTCCGAGCCGTCGGCGACTTTGCCGAGCAACGATGAGCATACTCCTGATGCAGCTCGTGTTTCAGGACTGCATACAATACCAGACCAAGATGCAGATGCGTGCAACTCACAAGTGAGCACCGAGCTCATACAGCCGTGCCGACGCAATGCATCAGGAAGCATCGGAGAAACAAGTCATGGCAGCGACAGTGAATATGAATCAGAAGGAGACGTTCCTGATCTATGGATTGCTTCCGCTCGCTTCCCTCCCACACAAGATTTTTCTCGGCAAGATacgtcgctcgagcagagcaagaagcgcaatGACTCTTCTGTCGAAGATGTTTCGATTGCCCCCGTGCTTGATTCATCTACTCCCACCGACCCGATCTGCGATGCCGATTTTTCTGTGCGTCCTGCTTCGAATGAACAAGATCTCTCATCAACAAGCAACAACCTTGCTGCATCAATCACCGATCCACACTCTCTTTTGCCTGAAAACTCAACGCCAGAAGAGAATGATATTCGCTCCACGAGTGTAGTAACGACACTGTCGGCAGATCGAAAGTCGCCTTCTCTTCCCCGGTGTCCGCAGGATGACCGCGACGTGGCTCGCCGAACCGTGTCGGAGGCACCACGCTACGTTGACAACATAAAGTCAACCAGCAAGGATAAAAACGATTCaccacgacgcacgctcaGCGATATCATGCACGAAGCCGATCAAATATTACAAGAATGGAAATAGCATAACTACGTAGAATTATGCGGACGACTTGCATTCATGTCATACACATGGTCGCTGCCCATAAAGCCATGGCCTTGCGCACCGGCCTCGCGCTCAGGCAAGATTTGGTATAGTGATGGCGGTGGTCCATTTGGCTGAGAAGGCGTGGGGACAGATTTTCGAAGCTCGATGTGGGCTGGTGTTTCGAGCCCAGCCAAGACGGACTGGATGCCGGATGGCGTCTCAAGACCCGAGGTGGGCACGAAATGGTCAGCCTCTGTCACCGCTGGCTCGTCTTCATCTTCGTCTTCATCCATATCTTCGTCGGTGCCTTCTTCATTCTCATCTTGCTCCTCATCTTCGTCACTGTCTTCATCATAATCTTCCTCATCCACAGCAATCTCACCCCATAGTTCACGCTGTGGTATGTCAAGTTCAAACAAATCTTGGTGTTCTTGTTTATTTTCACCAAAAACATCACCATAAATAGGCTGCCCTTTTTCGTCAATGGGCGGCCGTCCCCAGCCACCAGGGTGGAAGCCCCATTGAGCACCCTCTGGAATCGGCGCATTCAGACCAGGAATACGCATATGTGGGTAACTGGGTGGtgggccatgtcgctgcaTGGCAATGAGCCAGGGAAGTGGGGCAAGTGGGGGGATAGATAGGGCCTCTCGCAATGCTTCAGATAAATCACCAGGCCGACGATGACGTGCTCGAGACCCGCCATCTCTGCCTTCAAAGTAGGTTTCACCATATTGAGTCATAGGTGGTTTGGTCTGAAACCGGAAAAAGGCGTCATGCAATCGCTGGTAATCAATATCCATACGAGCCATTTTAGGCTGGACACGTTCGCGTGTTTTGGCTTTAAGAGTCTTGTTCGCTTCTGCAGACGTAACAGCATTCCGAAGAGTCGCAATGCCTGTCTCAGCAATGTAGGACGGCAACTCGTATGGAGGCTTCTCCGTGCCGCGACGATGAGATAAATACTCGCGCTTGTGACCCCAATGCGAGGGTACTGGTACCGCATTGCGATAGCTCTTCAAATGAATCAGTAAGCGTGGGTCCGGTGAAGCTACGTCTGCCCATTCGACGGCCTCTGGATGGTGCAccagctgcttgagctcAGCCACTGACATGCGTTGTAGTTCACGGAGCTTCTTCCGCGACATGGTGCTTTGTGGTAAACGAGGCTGTTCATCGTCTGAGTACATATCGTCGTCGGAATACAGCACTTGTCCCTTTGGATTGGGCGCGTCTGTTTCCTGGGGTTGGAATCGTTCCAAGACAGACGAGAAACTCGCAAACATTTCATCATCCATGTCTGGTAGAGGGGCAGCGACAGGATCCGGCGGTGCCTCGATGTAAGACGGCAATGCAGCCTCATCTTCCACACGAGCTTGAGGGGAAGACTCGTATGACTCCTTAGAAACCGATGATTTTTGTGGAATTTCGGACTGTGACCGCTGCAGCTTCTTCTTAGCGCGTCTTTTGGCATTCTTTGTTAAGACTGCATTTATTactggcggcgctgctgccgatGAGGCCATTGGGAAAACCAACGGCGCTACGCTCAGGACAACTGACAATGGCGAATTTTTGGCGTAGGTGGCTCGGAATGGCTGTACTTGTTCGGCCGAGCTGCGGAAGAAGCGACAAGCACCCAAGGCCGAGCTGACGTACACGCTGGGGGAACAAGGCCAGCGGAGGGAGTAGGCGAAGAAATCTTCGGCCACTTCTTTTTTTTATCTCGACCATCCGGCGTGCGTGTAACAATGCCGCCCGTGGTAAAGCCGGAAGCGGTACTAAAACGTTCTGAGGAGCTGATAAATGTTGGTCAGGCATCTTCTGCCCTGCAAGCATTGCAGGAATTCACGTTTTCGCGGCGTTTTAAGCAAGGTccatcgtcgtcgatggaGCCCCTGATGGATCGATTCATGGAGCTCTGTGTCGATCAGCGCcgtggacgtgctgcgAAAGATGCACTGATGCAATACAAGAATGCATTTCAGAACACGGACCCTCAGTCCATTTGCAACGTGACGCGTCACTTCTTGGAGCACGCGGACTCGAAGGTAGCAGAGGCTCGCAGTCGTGcagatgctgcagcagaagAACTCGACGTGGACGACCTTGAAGAAAGTGAAACACCAGAGAGCATTCTTCTTGGAAGTGTTTCTCAAGATCAGGATCGTGACCGTACTGATCGCACGCTCGTCACACCTTGGCTCAAGTTCTTGTGGGAGGCTTATCGCACTGCACTGGATATTCTCAAGAACAACACACGTCTTGAGATGGCCTATCAACAGATTGCTGACCAGGCGCTGCACTTTTGTCTGCAACATCAGCGAAAGACCGAGTTCCGTCGTTTGTGTgaggtgctgcgccagcatcTCCAAAGCGTAGCTCGGTCGGCGCACCATACAAACGCCATTGACTTTTCTGATGCTGACACGCTTCAGCGTCACCTGGATACACGCTTTACGCAGTTGAACAGTGCTGTCGAACTAGAGTTGTGGCAGGAGGCGTTCCGCAGCGTGGAAGATGTGCACAATCTCTTGATGCTGGCGAAGAAGGCGCCTAAACCAGCTATGATGGCTAACTACTATGAAAAGCTTTCTCGCATCTTTATTGTGAGTGACAACCATTTGTTCCACGCGGCCGCCTGGAACAGGTACTATGCACTGGCGCGCATGACAGCGCATTCCGACAAGGAAAACGCGCGTATGGCCTCGTTTGTCCTGTTGAGTGCACTCGCCGTTCCTGTGATTACTTCAAGTGCCCCTGGATCGGGTAACATGTCCAAAGGACGAACGGACTTTCTGCAAGCTGACTCAGAGACTCGGCAGCGCACGGGTCGCCTCAATGCTCTGCTGGGCTTGAACAAAACTCCCACACGTGCTGGTTTGCTTCGCGAGGCACTGAACCGCAACGTTTTGCGTCATGTGCGTCCTGAACTGCGCGAGCTCTACCACATGCTGGAAGTGCAATTCCATCCTCTTTCAATCTGCGCCAAGATCGAGCCAATTTTGAGCCAGATCGCACAAGACCCAGACATGGCTAACTACGTGAAGCCCTTGCACTCTGTGGTTTTGACCCGTTTGTTCCAGCAGCTGAGTCAAGTGTACGATTCTGTCAAGCTAGACCAGGTGATGCAGCTCGTGTCTGCTTTCAAAGAGCCCTACTCGTACACGCCTATGGATATTGAAATGTTCTGTCTGCACGCTTGCAAGCGTGGTCATGTAAGCCTGCGAATTGACCACATGTCGCGGGCTATTACGTTCCAGGACGATGTATTTGCGGCTGATGTGCATCCAGCATTATCCAATGCCGGTGAGACCGACTCTGTTCGCCTTCAATCGATGCCATCCGAACTGGTTCGTACGCAACTTGCCCGCCTGGCCGAAAGCCTGGATCGTACGCTGCGTGTGGTCGACAGGGAGGGTCTTGCAAAGGAACATGCTGCTCGTGAACAAGCCATGCAACGCGCGATTGCTACGGCTGAAGAGGAGCACCAGGCAACCCTCAAGCGCAAGAGTATGATTGAGCGCCGCAAGGAGCTTCTACGTGATATGATGCGCCGTAaggaagaggaagaagcgcaaTTGCGCAGTGATCGTCTCCGTCAGCAtgccgaggccgagcaaCGCCGCTTTGCGGAAGAGGCCCGTCGCCGTGAACTGGATCATGTGCGCAAGGAGATGGAGGCTGCCAAGCTCGAGGAGGCACGCAAGATGGCGCAATCGCTGAAGGAGCGTGGTGGTCTCAAGCTGTCTGAAGAAGAGTTTGCTTCGCTCGATACCGAGAAGCTCGTGAAGCTGCAGGTGGAACAAATTGAAAAAGAGAAGAAAGACCTCAATGAGCGTTTGCGCAccatccagcgccgcatggacCATATCGAACGTGCGTATCGTCATGAGGAGCGACCTCTTTTGGCTGCAGACTACGAGCGACAGATGTCTGCAGACCGCGAGAACCACAAGCTGGCCCACGAGGCccgtgtcgctgctgctcgtgaGCGGTATCAGACGGATCTGGCTATGAAAGCCACGCTTTCTTCCGTCATGCCTGACTACAGCATGCTGAGAAGCAAGGTGCTCGagaagcgc is a window of Malassezia restricta chromosome III, complete sequence DNA encoding:
- a CDS encoding splicing factor 3B subunit 2, giving the protein MASSAAAPPVINAVLTKNAKRRAKKKLQRSQSEIPQKSSVSKESYESSPQARVEDEAALPSYIEAPPDPVAAPLPDMDDEMFASFSSVLERFQPQETDAPNPKGQVLYSDDDMYSDDEQPRLPQSTMSRKKLRELQRMSVAELKQLVHHPEAVEWADVASPDPRLLIHLKSYRNAVPVPSHWGHKREYLSHRRGTEKPPYELPSYIAETGIATLRNAVTSAEANKTLKAKTRERVQPKMARMDIDYQRLHDAFFRFQTKPPMTQYGETYFEGRDGGSRARHRRPGDLSEALREALSIPPLAPLPWLIAMQRHGPPPSYPHMRIPGLNAPIPEGAQWGFHPGGWGRPPIDEKGQPIYGDVFGENKQEHQDLFELDIPQRELWGEIAVDEEDYDEDSDEDEEQDENEEGTDEDMDEDEDEDEPAVTEADHFVPTSGLETPSGIQSVLAGLETPAHIELRKSVPTPSQPNGPPPSLYQILPEREAGAQGHGFMGSDHVYDMNASRPHNST
- a CDS encoding translation initiation factor 3 subunit A translates to MPPVVKPEAVLKRSEELINVGQASSALQALQEFTFSRRFKQGPSSSMEPLMDRFMELCVDQRRGRAAKDALMQYKNAFQNTDPQSICNVTRHFLEHADSKVAEARSRADAAAEELDVDDLEESETPESILLGSVSQDQDRDRTDRTLVTPWLKFLWEAYRTALDILKNNTRLEMAYQQIADQALHFCLQHQRKTEFRRLCEVLRQHLQSVARSAHHTNAIDFSDADTLQRHLDTRFTQLNSAVELELWQEAFRSVEDVHNLLMLAKKAPKPAMMANYYEKLSRIFIVSDNHLFHAAAWNRYYALARMTAHSDKENARMASFVLLSALAVPVITSSAPGSGNMSKGRTDFLQADSETRQRTGRLNALLGLNKTPTRAGLLREALNRNVLRHVRPELRELYHMLEVQFHPLSICAKIEPILSQIAQDPDMANYVKPLHSVVLTRLFQQLSQVYDSVKLDQVMQLVSAFKEPYSYTPMDIEMFCLHACKRGHVSLRIDHMSRAITFQDDVFAADVHPALSNAGETDSVRLQSMPSELVRTQLARLAESLDRTLRVVDREGLAKEHAAREQAMQRAIATAEEEHQATLKRKSMIERRKELLRDMMRRKEEEEAQLRSDRLRQHAEAEQRRFAEEARRRELDHVRKEMEAAKLEEARKMAQSLKERGGLKLSEEEFASLDTEKLVKLQVEQIEKEKKDLNERLRTIQRRMDHIERAYRHEERPLLAADYERQMSADRENHKLAHEARVAAARERYQTDLAMKATLSSVMPDYSMLRSKVLEKRRAEYEKRRAEAQKLIEHEKERRRAQVIEERQEASRRAAEQEELARQREQEEKARLERQRADAEREAQLEAQKRAEIEERQSLLRRQTDMHSSQEARTYGRLPPESAAPPTSRAETADTWRRGPPASSTGSVDPLFANRRYRPGDLARSRAAAGGAQPSQPPPSQAPSAFSRTGGAGGMGGGSGRYVPGAFSRMRQGAGGAAQSAPPPARNAGQNDTDGFTTVKPRTGAYRPPGAR
- a CDS encoding SH3-binding, glutamic acid-rich protein; this translates as MSADVELFSTSILGNPVTRSRHDRYVTVLKAFKIPFVCYDLASDECAKKRWRSKSKNPQIPGILVQNEWRGTYDEFEEAVELGDLDAFLRIDPNVRSASSVPSQPKISLQSDTRDGKSGSTQIPTYTTSANERRVLQDDDDVLSFLPQGTTVTDAEVDALLKELEKPLPRTTKRSYFPSSRARNDPLPLPTMPKDRPQAPGEPAKYDPDAMLSRNLVSEAAKAIGVSPTPRKFAPRMRLNKRSTEEIMKERRARLEKTENDRKNDELFDTLGLSNMKISDEEAEAFLTKGIIPSPQKQTRSSHGGNANDHFGGDESLQDKNTHAFVQNKNVSAALEDPALKEPLAVEQGIDGSTFGLNTEPETLEESKLLSPDINKFEEAQIESNARGSGQETSHEDGSQAAAKSKMELVEEKDNKLDSRETLTDDHEFAPIEATIPNNSPKEAQPREEAKSQLVEELEALNEANMRDSSFVSEVSLCDKKDNMDVSSKNEVPANSCENDTLDAEQTMSVPFLDGSSSPETDSTKLNQSASMSDENRKDPGSLSPYIKEESADLVPESNLHDDTELSGSTKEAALFAEDANEQEYHNDEKCHSESEKNVAFETKKDEPADTLNRFNEPKASNQDNSLNRVHPETNVSQESENLEFIKSESSDQEDKGTLISEVQTELNQPEDETRISDARPTNADPFAENGAMETSLHTKEPGCANDNATSPTRELHKALSNEATTETCSETDPQRLDENPKCTVSNLQSVDFASKEPTRESENFGRTVQEQTELRDVELTKTMRSENAEKKASLDDKMHDVQASDALGKEPLETAALNASHSPIPDVSYESDVTICHERDEILHANAQQVHSVDSCLNSSSRRNGSCTPIHADDNFSGRHAFSSSQDAISSVPDLSTSEEYIPSTMEHGSNPSNIVTPAKGSLSPSKDASSTLENVLNSSQEASSSQDILLATEALSTEDSLPMEAGMASKLSNFVAEGDQHGTENASCSIFKKSTLEASPSSMNSLPIQNNHIMQDEERLNEDISNARPTDTALEHVNNDDIKTKHSVSSDKSMHLASATVPSLVAGKKNLDEQKADVTASTPTTMDLPRDHPDFHVNDGDPSMDRPSKNLQELSATDTESLKEIDPSMKSQPPHASDELSYKEFSKEEKTDTLSQMKGLSSDTAERSSSVQQSSASNPATPRESPLDVRPQRPTKASPVSPVANLDNDKDTRSPLFDEDGNTTMLIHTAGADEKDSDESKEILSKEDAKDAMNQSEPSATLPSNDEHTPDAARVSGLHTIPDQDADACNSQVSTELIQPCRRNASGSIGETSHGSDSEYESEGDVPDLWIASARFPPTQDFSRQDTSLEQSKKRNDSSVEDVSIAPVLDSSTPTDPICDADFSVRPASNEQDLSSTSNNLAASITDPHSLLPENSTPEENDIRSTSVVTTLSADRKSPSLPRCPQDDRDVARRTVSEAPRYVDNIKSTSKDKNDSPRRTLSDIMHEADQILQEWK